The Streptomyces luteogriseus genome includes a window with the following:
- a CDS encoding GNAT family N-acetyltransferase, translating into MTGVLTVDRPAQPTAPTRYTVALARNEEDVRAAQRLRHDVFAGEMGALLAGPQPGLDADSFDAYCDHLLVREETTGQVVGTYRLLPPERAAIAGRLYSEGEFDLTALDGIRSQLVEVGRSCVHPDHRDGAVISLIWAGIARYMVDRGHEWLAGCCSVPLADGGTLASATWDRVSDKHLAPQEFRVRPLLPWTPGPAPAARVELPALLRGYLRLGAWVCGAPAHDPDFGVADLYVLLPMSRVNARYLRHFLSLAPAG; encoded by the coding sequence ATGACCGGCGTACTGACCGTAGACCGCCCCGCGCAGCCCACGGCCCCCACCCGCTACACCGTCGCCCTCGCCCGGAACGAGGAGGACGTGCGTGCCGCCCAGCGGCTGCGGCACGACGTCTTCGCCGGGGAGATGGGCGCCCTGCTGGCAGGCCCGCAGCCTGGCCTCGACGCCGACTCCTTCGACGCGTACTGCGACCATCTGCTCGTCCGGGAGGAGACGACCGGCCAGGTCGTCGGCACCTACCGGCTGCTGCCGCCGGAGCGCGCGGCGATCGCCGGACGGCTGTACTCCGAGGGCGAGTTCGACCTCACCGCGCTCGACGGGATCCGGTCGCAGCTCGTCGAGGTCGGCCGCTCCTGCGTGCACCCCGACCACCGCGACGGGGCCGTCATCAGCCTCATCTGGGCCGGCATCGCCCGCTACATGGTCGACCGCGGCCACGAGTGGCTCGCCGGCTGCTGCTCCGTCCCGCTCGCCGACGGCGGCACCCTCGCCTCCGCCACCTGGGACCGGGTCAGCGACAAGCACCTCGCGCCGCAGGAGTTCCGGGTGCGGCCGCTGCTGCCGTGGACGCCCGGTCCCGCGCCCGCCGCCCGCGTCGAACTGCCCGCCCTGCTGCGCGGCTACCTGCGCCTCGGCGCCTGGGTGTGCGGCGCACCGGCCCACGACCCGGACTTCGGCGTCGCCGACCTGTACGTGCTGCTGCCGATGAGCCGCGTCAACGCGCGCTACCTGCGCCACTTCCTCTCTCTCGCCCCGGCCGGATGA
- a CDS encoding gas vesicle protein GvpO, whose product MTEPGSGGRRGGSAPSTKRRRTVRGAGEAARRAAEALTELISHRLEGVSAVCRGEEDGWVVDVDVLELARIPDTTSLLATYRVELDSEGELVQYRRIARFRRGAQDQ is encoded by the coding sequence ATGACAGAACCCGGATCCGGCGGGCGACGGGGTGGCTCGGCCCCGTCCACCAAGCGCCGGCGCACCGTGCGCGGTGCCGGTGAGGCCGCCCGGCGCGCCGCCGAGGCGCTGACGGAGTTGATCAGCCACCGCCTCGAAGGGGTTTCGGCAGTGTGCCGGGGCGAGGAAGACGGCTGGGTCGTCGACGTCGACGTGCTCGAACTGGCTCGTATCCCCGACACCACCAGCCTGCTCGCGACGTACCGGGTGGAACTGGACTCGGAGGGCGAGCTGGTGCAGTACCGCCGGATCGCGCGCTTCCGGCGCGGCGCCCAGGACCAGTGA
- a CDS encoding gas vesicle structural protein GvpA, with amino-acid sequence MTVYSDEIVCSPRAGTLYDVLELILDRGMVIDVFVRVSLVGIEILKVDARIVVASVDTYLRFAEACNRLDLENDTRSKTVPELFGGPVSKAVGKAGAKRAAGSLTDKVRDVLTPDDDTEDEAGDDEAETRTERAPRPARKRRSDDDRPRPRRRKAEEE; translated from the coding sequence ATGACCGTCTACAGCGATGAGATCGTCTGTTCGCCTCGCGCCGGAACGCTCTACGACGTGCTGGAGCTGATTCTCGACCGCGGCATGGTGATCGACGTCTTCGTGCGCGTCTCGCTGGTCGGGATCGAGATCCTCAAGGTCGACGCGCGCATCGTGGTCGCCAGCGTCGACACGTATCTGCGCTTCGCGGAGGCGTGCAACCGCCTGGACCTCGAGAACGACACGCGTTCCAAGACCGTACCCGAGCTGTTCGGCGGGCCGGTCTCCAAGGCCGTGGGCAAGGCGGGCGCCAAGCGCGCCGCCGGTTCCCTGACCGACAAGGTGCGCGACGTCCTCACCCCGGACGACGACACGGAAGACGAGGCGGGCGACGACGAGGCCGAGACCCGCACCGAACGCGCCCCGCGGCCCGCGCGCAAGCGCCGCAGTGACGACGACCGCCCGCGGCCCCGGCGCCGCAAGGCCGAGGAGGAATGA
- a CDS encoding GvpL/GvpF family gas vesicle protein, whose amino-acid sequence MTVTATAALTTAGTLGTLYVYGIASEGVRTPRAPGVDGATVRLLTEDGLCAAVSDAPESVRARRRDLMAHQAVLGELAAQGPVLPMRFAVLTPDAEALRGQLRTDRAHLAAQLDGVRGCVEMNVKGTVVPGCFADLVRRDDTLRTLARRTRERPGYEANVRLGEAVAKGVAREARGAAREVLARLAPLAVRTAQGPVDDEQVLSTSFLVRSADEHRFRHAVAAQAREVGDRLALGVTGPLPCYSFVDAPSATAGR is encoded by the coding sequence ATGACCGTGACGGCCACCGCCGCCCTCACCACCGCCGGCACGCTCGGCACCCTGTACGTGTACGGCATCGCCTCCGAGGGCGTCCGGACCCCGCGGGCGCCCGGGGTGGACGGCGCGACGGTGCGGCTGCTGACCGAGGACGGGCTGTGCGCGGCCGTCTCGGACGCCCCGGAGTCCGTCCGGGCGCGGCGACGAGACCTGATGGCCCATCAGGCGGTGCTCGGTGAACTCGCCGCACAGGGCCCCGTCCTGCCCATGCGGTTCGCCGTCCTCACTCCCGACGCGGAGGCGCTGCGCGGTCAACTGCGCACCGACCGAGCTCACTTGGCGGCCCAGCTCGACGGGGTTCGGGGCTGCGTGGAGATGAACGTGAAGGGCACGGTGGTGCCCGGCTGCTTCGCCGACCTCGTGCGCAGGGACGACACGCTGCGCACGCTCGCCCGCCGGACACGGGAGCGCCCCGGCTACGAGGCGAACGTGCGGCTGGGCGAAGCGGTCGCCAAGGGCGTCGCGCGCGAGGCCCGGGGCGCGGCGCGGGAGGTGCTCGCCCGCCTGGCTCCGCTCGCCGTGCGCACGGCGCAGGGGCCGGTCGACGACGAGCAGGTGCTCAGCACGTCGTTCCTGGTGCGTTCCGCCGACGAACACCGCTTCCGGCACGCCGTGGCCGCGCAGGCACGCGAGGTCGGGGACCGGCTGGCGCTCGGCGTGACCGGTCCGCTGCCGTGCTACAGCTTCGTCGACGCGCCGTCCGCCACCGCGGGCCGGTGA
- a CDS encoding gas vesicle protein GvpG yields the protein MGLVTGLLLLPLAPVRGTLWVADHLLQEAERQMSDPRTVQARLAALNRALEEGAIDEAAFEEEEERLLARLDSPVRYTGHRGGAS from the coding sequence GTGGGACTCGTGACCGGGCTCCTGTTGCTGCCGCTGGCCCCGGTGCGCGGCACGCTCTGGGTCGCCGACCACCTGCTGCAGGAGGCAGAAAGGCAGATGAGCGACCCGCGTACGGTGCAGGCCCGCCTGGCGGCGCTCAACCGGGCCCTGGAGGAAGGCGCCATCGACGAGGCGGCCTTCGAGGAAGAGGAGGAGCGGCTGCTCGCCCGCCTCGACAGTCCGGTCCGGTACACAGGACACCGCGGGGGCGCTTCGTGA
- a CDS encoding gas vesicle protein — MTDLGTWPAGPGAQPAGPPSGSLADLLERVLDKGIVIAGDIKIDLLDIELLTIRLRLFIASVETAKKAGIDWWETDPALSSRAARDALSEENARLRARLEALEDADTDPTEVAR, encoded by the coding sequence GTGACCGACCTCGGCACCTGGCCCGCCGGCCCCGGAGCACAGCCGGCCGGGCCGCCCTCCGGAAGCCTCGCGGACCTGCTCGAACGCGTCCTGGACAAGGGCATCGTCATCGCGGGCGACATCAAGATCGACCTGCTGGACATCGAACTGCTCACCATCCGTCTGCGTCTGTTCATCGCCTCGGTCGAGACCGCCAAGAAGGCGGGCATCGACTGGTGGGAGACGGACCCGGCGCTGTCCTCGCGCGCGGCGCGGGACGCGCTGTCCGAGGAGAACGCGCGGCTGCGCGCCCGCCTCGAGGCCCTGGAGGACGCCGATACCGACCCCACCGAGGTGGCCCGATGA
- a CDS encoding GvpL/GvpF family gas vesicle protein: MTTLPADRVPTTGPAVPRPTVTCVFAVTDTPPPDEAVSVTPGHDGGGPLRVLAAGPLHLIVQDVPAAAFGEEALAERLNRPEELERCARAHHRGVETAASAGPVVPLPMATLYLDDRNAVRALTDRAASLRTLLDRLRHRTEWAVKVHGPGIAHASGTAGDGPADGRSYLRRVSERRRTEREERERALARAHAVDRELRRYAVAATRHRPQSEQLTGRSVPQLLNAAYLVDDGRRAEFVRAVGELARDAHRSAVEVTMSGPWIPYSFARADEVERDAYQEAGA, translated from the coding sequence ATGACCACGCTCCCGGCCGACCGGGTGCCCACGACCGGACCGGCCGTGCCGCGCCCCACCGTCACCTGCGTGTTCGCCGTGACGGACACACCTCCGCCGGACGAGGCGGTGTCGGTGACGCCGGGCCATGACGGCGGCGGTCCGCTGCGTGTCCTGGCCGCGGGACCGCTGCACCTGATCGTGCAGGACGTCCCCGCGGCGGCCTTCGGCGAGGAGGCGCTCGCGGAGCGTCTCAACCGGCCGGAGGAGCTGGAGCGTTGTGCCCGCGCTCACCACCGGGGAGTGGAGACGGCCGCGAGCGCGGGTCCCGTCGTTCCCCTGCCGATGGCGACGCTCTACCTGGACGACCGCAACGCGGTGCGGGCCCTGACCGACCGGGCGGCGTCCCTGCGCACTCTGCTGGACCGGCTGCGCCACCGCACCGAGTGGGCGGTGAAGGTACACGGCCCCGGCATCGCGCATGCGTCCGGCACCGCCGGGGACGGGCCCGCCGACGGGCGGTCGTATCTGCGTCGGGTCAGCGAGCGGCGGCGCACCGAGCGCGAGGAGCGCGAGCGGGCCCTGGCCCGGGCCCACGCCGTCGACCGGGAGCTGCGGCGGTACGCCGTCGCCGCGACGCGGCACCGGCCGCAGAGCGAGCAGCTGACCGGCAGGAGCGTCCCGCAGCTGCTCAACGCGGCCTATCTGGTCGACGACGGGCGGCGCGCCGAGTTCGTCCGGGCCGTCGGCGAACTGGCCCGCGACGCCCACCGGTCGGCCGTCGAGGTCACCATGTCGGGGCCCTGGATCCCGTACTCCTTCGCCCGCGCGGACGAGGTGGAGCGCGACGCGTACCAGGAGGCCGGCGCATGA
- a CDS encoding gas vesicle protein has translation MTVPVPGGGDRTAVPWDVPEPYAPVGVPLVDLLDRVLATGVVVSGDLVLAIADVPLVRISLHALLASVSDRVPAPWPDSGPL, from the coding sequence ATGACCGTACCGGTCCCCGGCGGTGGAGACCGCACGGCGGTGCCGTGGGACGTCCCGGAGCCGTACGCGCCCGTCGGGGTGCCGCTCGTCGACCTGCTCGACCGGGTGCTGGCGACGGGTGTCGTGGTCAGCGGTGACCTGGTGCTGGCCATCGCCGACGTGCCGCTGGTGCGGATCTCCCTGCACGCCCTGCTGGCGTCGGTCAGCGACCGGGTCCCCGCGCCCTGGCCGGACAGCGGGCCGCTGTGA
- a CDS encoding gas vesicle protein K, with translation MTAPRTHALDLDPERVTNDLAALVLTVVELLRQLMERQAVRRFDEGTLSAEQEDQLGTALMLLDERMDELCAQHGLRRSDLNLDLGPLGPLLADPGV, from the coding sequence GTGACCGCGCCGCGCACCCACGCGCTGGACCTCGATCCCGAGCGCGTCACGAACGACCTGGCGGCCCTGGTGCTGACCGTGGTGGAACTCCTGCGGCAGCTCATGGAGCGCCAGGCGGTACGCCGTTTCGACGAGGGCACGCTCAGCGCCGAGCAGGAGGACCAACTCGGTACCGCGCTGATGCTGCTGGACGAGCGCATGGACGAGCTGTGCGCACAGCACGGGCTGCGGCGCAGCGACCTCAACCTTGACCTCGGCCCGCTGGGTCCGCTGCTGGCCGATCCCGGCGTCTGA
- a CDS encoding succinate dehydrogenase/fumarate reductase iron-sulfur subunit, producing the protein MKLTLRVWRQRNADADGTMSTYEVDGISPDMSFLEMLDTLNEELIVKGEDPVAFDHDCREGICGACSLVINGDAHGPERTTTCQLHMRSFEDGDTIDVEPWRASAFPVIKDLVVDRSAFDRIIQAGGYITAPTGAAPEAHATPVPKPDADLAFEHAECIGCGACVAACPNGAAMLFTSAKINHLNVLPQGVPERETRVLDMVEQMDEEGFGGCTLAGECATACPKGIPLMSITSMNKEWLRAARKVKR; encoded by the coding sequence ATGAAGCTCACCCTGCGCGTCTGGCGGCAGCGCAACGCCGACGCCGACGGCACCATGTCCACGTACGAGGTGGACGGGATCTCACCCGACATGTCGTTCCTGGAGATGCTCGACACGCTCAACGAGGAGCTCATCGTCAAGGGCGAGGACCCCGTCGCCTTCGACCACGACTGCCGTGAGGGGATCTGCGGGGCGTGCTCGCTCGTCATCAACGGGGATGCGCACGGGCCCGAGCGGACCACCACCTGCCAGCTGCACATGCGGTCCTTCGAGGACGGCGACACCATCGACGTCGAGCCGTGGCGGGCGTCCGCGTTCCCGGTGATCAAGGACCTGGTCGTGGACCGGTCGGCGTTCGACCGGATCATCCAGGCAGGCGGCTACATCACCGCGCCCACCGGGGCGGCTCCCGAGGCGCATGCCACGCCGGTGCCGAAGCCGGATGCCGACCTCGCCTTCGAGCACGCCGAGTGCATCGGGTGCGGGGCGTGCGTGGCGGCCTGTCCGAACGGGGCGGCGATGCTGTTCACGTCCGCCAAGATCAACCATCTCAACGTGCTGCCGCAGGGGGTGCCCGAGCGGGAGACGCGGGTGCTGGACATGGTGGAGCAGATGGACGAGGAGGGGTTCGGGGGGTGCACGCTCGCGGGCGAGTGCGCCACGGCCTGCCCGAAGGGGATCCCTCTGATGTCCATCACCAGCATGAACAAGGAGTGGTTGCGGGCCGCGCGCAAGGTGAAGCGGTAG
- a CDS encoding fumarate reductase/succinate dehydrogenase flavoprotein subunit, with translation MTYTDYTTGEPVVDTKAPSGPVHERWDKRRFEARLVNPANRRKHAVIVVGTGLAGGSAGATLAEQGYHVVQFCYQDSPRRAHSIAAQGGINAAKNYRNDGDSVHRLFYDTVKGGDFRARESNVHRLAQISVEIIDQCVAQGVPFAREYGGLLDTRSFGGVQVSRTFYARGQTGQQLLLGAYQALSRQIAAGNIEMHPRTEMLDLIVVDGRARGIVARDLVTGKIDTYVADAVVLASGGYGNVFYLSTNAMNSNATAIWRAHRRGAHFANPCFTQIHPTCIPRTGDHQSKLTLMSESLRNDGRIWVPKAKGDQRPPNEIPEDERDYYLERIYPSFGNLVPRDIASRAAKNVCDEGRGVGPGGQGVYLDFADAIARMGRKAVEAKYGNLFDMYQRITDEDPYEVPMRIYPAVHYTMGGLWVDYDLQTTVPGLFAIGEANFSDHGANRLGASALMQGLADGYFVLPSTINDYLARNPHHDALTDEHPVVQEVLADTQDRLNLLLSVDGDRTPDSFHREVGELMWEFCGMARTDSGLRKALERIPQIREEFWRRIKVPGTGEEFNQSLEKANRVVDYLELAELMCLDALHREESCGGHFREESQTPDGEAARRDEEFGYAAAWEFTGTGEAPVLHKEDLVFEYVHPTQRSYA, from the coding sequence ATGACCTACACCGACTACACGACGGGCGAACCCGTCGTCGACACCAAGGCCCCCTCCGGCCCCGTCCACGAGCGCTGGGACAAGCGCCGCTTCGAGGCCAGGCTGGTCAACCCCGCCAACCGGCGCAAGCACGCCGTGATCGTCGTGGGCACCGGCCTCGCCGGCGGCTCCGCCGGCGCCACCCTCGCCGAACAGGGCTACCACGTCGTCCAGTTCTGCTACCAGGACTCGCCCCGCCGCGCCCATTCCATCGCCGCGCAGGGCGGCATCAACGCCGCGAAGAACTACCGCAACGACGGCGACTCCGTCCACCGCCTGTTCTACGACACCGTCAAGGGCGGCGACTTCCGCGCCCGCGAGTCCAACGTCCACCGGCTCGCGCAGATCTCCGTCGAGATCATCGACCAGTGCGTGGCCCAGGGCGTGCCCTTCGCCCGGGAGTACGGCGGACTGCTCGACACCCGGTCGTTCGGCGGCGTGCAGGTGTCACGCACGTTCTACGCCCGGGGCCAGACCGGCCAGCAGCTCCTCCTCGGCGCCTACCAGGCCCTCAGCCGGCAGATCGCCGCCGGGAACATCGAGATGCACCCGCGCACCGAGATGCTCGACCTGATCGTCGTCGACGGACGGGCGCGCGGGATCGTCGCCCGGGACCTGGTCACGGGGAAGATCGACACGTACGTCGCGGACGCCGTCGTCCTCGCCTCCGGCGGCTACGGCAACGTCTTCTACCTGTCGACGAACGCCATGAACTCCAACGCCACCGCCATCTGGCGGGCCCATCGGCGCGGCGCCCACTTCGCCAACCCCTGCTTCACCCAGATCCACCCCACCTGCATCCCGCGCACCGGCGACCACCAGTCCAAGCTCACGCTGATGAGCGAGTCGCTGCGCAACGACGGGCGCATCTGGGTGCCGAAGGCGAAGGGCGACCAGCGGCCCCCGAACGAGATCCCCGAGGACGAGCGCGACTACTACCTGGAGCGCATCTACCCGTCGTTCGGCAACCTCGTCCCGCGCGACATCGCCTCCCGCGCCGCGAAGAACGTCTGTGACGAGGGCAGGGGAGTGGGCCCCGGCGGGCAGGGTGTCTACCTCGACTTCGCCGATGCCATCGCACGCATGGGACGCAAGGCGGTCGAGGCCAAGTACGGCAACCTCTTCGACATGTACCAGCGGATCACCGACGAGGATCCGTACGAGGTGCCGATGCGGATCTACCCCGCCGTGCACTACACGATGGGCGGCCTGTGGGTCGACTACGACCTCCAGACCACCGTCCCCGGGCTGTTCGCGATCGGCGAGGCCAACTTCTCCGACCACGGCGCCAACCGGCTCGGTGCCTCGGCGCTGATGCAGGGACTCGCGGACGGCTACTTCGTCCTCCCCTCGACCATCAACGACTACCTGGCCCGCAATCCGCACCACGACGCGCTGACCGACGAACACCCCGTCGTGCAGGAGGTGCTGGCCGACACCCAGGACCGGCTCAACCTGCTGCTGTCCGTCGACGGCGACCGCACCCCCGACTCCTTCCACCGCGAGGTCGGCGAACTCATGTGGGAGTTCTGCGGCATGGCCCGCACCGACTCCGGCCTGCGCAAGGCGCTGGAGCGCATCCCGCAGATCCGCGAGGAGTTCTGGCGGCGCATCAAGGTGCCCGGCACCGGCGAGGAGTTCAACCAGTCGCTGGAGAAGGCCAACCGCGTCGTCGACTACCTGGAGCTCGCCGAGCTGATGTGCCTCGACGCGCTGCACCGCGAGGAGTCCTGCGGCGGCCACTTCCGCGAGGAGTCCCAGACGCCCGACGGCGAGGCCGCCCGCCGGGACGAGGAGTTCGGGTACGCGGCCGCCTGGGAGTTCACCGGCACCGGCGAGGCTCCCGTCCTGCACAAGGAAGACCTGGTCTTCGAGTACGTCCACCCCACCCAGCGGAGCTACGCATGA
- a CDS encoding succinate dehydrogenase, giving the protein MALATRTDRRPSLARTMWDSTVGKKTVMAVSGLIMLLYLVVHMIGNLKIFFGAGEFNHYAHWLRTVGEPFMHYEWTLWLVRIVLVVAVVAHATSAYQLSRRDIRARPSKYVHKKARASYATRTMRWGGVILGLFIVWHILDLTTGTVHSGGFQEGHPYQNVVDTFSTWYGNVVYIVAMLALGLHVRHGFWSAAQTLGAGSRTRDRALKTVAGVLALLLTAGFIAVPVGVMTGVVS; this is encoded by the coding sequence ATGGCTCTGGCAACGCGGACGGACCGACGGCCGTCTCTCGCACGCACCATGTGGGACTCCACCGTCGGCAAGAAGACCGTGATGGCGGTCAGCGGTCTGATCATGCTGCTGTACCTGGTCGTCCACATGATCGGAAACCTGAAGATCTTCTTCGGGGCGGGAGAGTTCAACCACTACGCGCACTGGCTGCGCACCGTGGGCGAGCCGTTCATGCACTACGAGTGGACGCTCTGGCTCGTCCGGATCGTGCTGGTCGTCGCCGTCGTCGCGCACGCCACCTCGGCGTACCAGCTCAGCCGCCGCGACATCAGGGCCCGACCCAGCAAGTACGTGCACAAGAAGGCACGGGCGAGCTACGCGACGCGGACCATGCGCTGGGGCGGCGTCATCCTCGGCCTGTTCATCGTGTGGCACATCCTCGACCTGACGACCGGCACCGTGCACTCCGGCGGCTTCCAGGAGGGCCACCCGTACCAGAACGTCGTGGACACCTTCTCCACCTGGTACGGCAACGTCGTCTACATCGTCGCGATGCTCGCGCTCGGTCTGCACGTCCGGCACGGCTTCTGGAGCGCGGCCCAGACCCTCGGCGCGGGCAGCCGCACCCGCGACCGCGCCCTGAAGACCGTCGCAGGCGTTCTCGCGCTGCTGCTCACGGCCGGTTTCATCGCCGTACCCGTGGGCGTCATGACCGGAGTGGTGAGCTGA